One Lagenorhynchus albirostris chromosome 7, mLagAlb1.1, whole genome shotgun sequence genomic window, GGGTTCTGCTCTGTTCCGCTATGACTATGATACCTCAAAACACTTCTGATTCCTTGTATTCATCGCCtatgctatgtaacaaattaccacaaacttgacaACTTAAAACAACTCAAATTTATTATCTCCAGTTTCACAGCGTAGATACTTTGCTTGGGGTCTCAGTGGGATGAAACCAAGGTGTTGGCCGGGGCTGTGGTTCTTGGTTCTCACAGGCCCTCGTCTCAGCTCACAGgtggttggcagaattcatttccttccaGTTGCAGAACGTTTCCCTTTGAGTTGTTGGCTGGTGACCACTCAGCACTCCAGGCTGCCTGCCATTCCTTGTCACGTGGCCCCCACAGGAAATGCTCAGTGTAGATGTTTGCTTTCTTCCAGCCTCCAAAGCACTTCCCATGCACTGACTCCCCCTCCTGCTTTGGAGGAATCTTTGGCTTCTCAAGTCTCTGATGTCTGGACTGAGGTTTAATGGGCTCATGTGATTAGCCCATGTAGATAATCTCCTTAAGATCAACTGACCTgggaccttaattacatctgcaaatttCCTTCACAGCAGCACCTAGGATGGTGTTTGAATAACTGGGAGAAGGTACATTTTCACCCAGGGGTTGGGAACCTTGGGGGACCATTTTAAGAATCCTGTCTATCACACTCCTGAAGCACATGCAAGTTCAGTCACAGGACTGAGCAGTGGTTTTTAGTGGCACTGCTGCATTTAACATTTGCCCTTTTGGCTATTTCTCTACATTCCATTTACCTTTGAATGACAAGTTGCTGAATTATCTCAAAGGCTGAGACATGCATTTAGAAGAGTGACATATTTTTTCTCCATGCTCTCAGGATACCTCTGAATGATGTATAAtcataggtctttcacctctgaCTCTTTGCTCGTAACACCTAAATAATCTTTGGGTCAAGGCAAGGATTtatctgtcacacacacacacacacacacacaaaaagctttTCAACTCAAAATTGCTTACTATTCCTCACTTCAAGATTTGAGAAGTGTCAGTTTGATCAATGTAGTCCTGGCAACAAATCAGTTGAGGTCAAGCCTGGTTTGAGGGGGTACTTGAACATGTGCTTGCCCTGAACATGTATTTAATTCAGGAGCAATATATTTCACATTGTCAAATCAAGTGGCATCATTCAAGAGGCCCCTAATTCAGACACAGCTAGGCTGAGAAACCAGTAATAAAAAGGAGCAAGGGGCAAATGCTAAGCTAAGGGTGGCAGTGAAGTACAAATCACGGCTGAAATGCTTAACCTCTAGGGCTGCCAGCAACAGCTGTCTCTGCAATGGGTCCTGGTCAGCTGAAACTCCAGAACTTTTTAGATTGATCTGCATTTGGCCTACACCAGTGCTGCAAGCAACAGCTGCCCAGCAATTGGCCTAGGAGAAAAAGAGACCCCTTACCTCTCCCCCAACACACAGCAAGATCCTAAAGATCGACCTATATTCAGGTCTTTTAATATGTTCAGACATATTCTTAGTTGGTCACCGGATTCTAGATTACTCAGTGCAATACACAAAGGCAACAAGAGATGGTGTAATGATTTCTTGATCATCTGGAGATAGCAAAGTTTTTACTGTGTAAAGGCTGTGCTAATAGGTATCTTGGACATCATGAAAAATGTCAATATTTGAATGTATACTCACGTTTTGATCTGTGTCCCAGGGAAAACTCTAAGTTCATTTCAAATTAcctatttttgtacttttttctcctttctttgctaAAGGTAATTATAAACTCTCATTTCCATGCTGTAAAGAGATTCTAAAGACCATAAATCATAATTAAGCTggtgtttttaaattactgagtaATAGTCCCTTGATTCTTGAGCCTGTTTGTCCTGCTCACCCCACTTCATCCCCAAAAAAGGGAAGATAACAGGGGCACTAAATGCACTTCCTGCATTGCAGGACTAAGGCAATGTCTCTTCCCTCTCTGAAGTCATCCCTAAAACAAACCAGGACCTCTGACTTACCACCAGCAGAAATCAAAGCAAATTTTGGAACAcacctcaaaagaaaaacaaaatgaaacaatttttaaCTACAAGTtctattttttgggggggaggggagcattATTCCCAACTGCCTATAGACATGGTAGAACAATACTTTGCTCACACCTAGTTAAGTGACTCCAAGTTGGGAAGAACCAAACATACTTTGGCAATATATCTGATGAGTGGGCAAGTTTATTTGTTAAAAGCTCTTACTTGGTTAAAGATTCATACTAGTACAAATTCTGGGAAAGATGTTACAATTATATTACAATATGTAAGTTTTAAGAGTTACTCTATGTATCCAGTAAGTCAAGCCAAGACCAGCAACAAACTGGGTTTAAACCCAGTTTGGGTTTAAACTAAGAAAATGTTAGGACTACAGCTGTCCATCAGTAGAATGGCTTGCCTTTTAAAGCAGGTAGTAACTTGTCTACGTTAGCATTTTAGTGTCATGGGCCCTCAAGGAAGTACCCTGCTTTGGGTCCCCTCTGGTACCTTCTAATTTAAAACTTCTATATTCACTAACATCACATGactgaattgtacatttcacTTAAATGCTTTGTTGTTTGCCTTATGTTGCAATGTCTTCTCAACTGCACAGATATATAACCATCCATGCCATGAATTCTGGTGTAGACAATGCAAGAGACTTACTGTCATTTGTGAGGCTTAAAAGACTTGGGCCCTTCTTTACAATATTAGAAAAATAGCCCTAAAGGTACTCTACTTACTCAACTTATCATTCAAAATTTACACGTTGTGATTGGCAGGTAAATTTAAGAGTAACTTTCTGCTCTGAAAAATAGCTACATGTAACTTTATAGAGAAGCCATAgtatttcagaaattaaaaaactgGTTGGAAGCAGACTTCTCTTAAAAAGAAAGTGTCTAATATTAGGTTCTCTCAAAAGCAACTAAATTTCATCATAGAAACCTTTCCTGTGCTTGTGGAAAAAGAACCAACCCCCGCCACACTCCCCTCTCACCCCACACACAAAGCACAAAAGACTTTGAACTTCTCTCAGATATTCTGGTActtgagctttttattttatgctgATTTTTATGATTATCTAATTGTTTCATAAAGGTAATTCTTGCCTCTCTGGAACAATCCTAGTTCTGAAAGACAAGAACAACTGGACAAGAACAAGTCCTAAGTCTATCACTGACTTGCTGAatgaccctgggcaaatcactAGGACTCTGTTTTTTAAGGTTCACTTACCACCAATGAAATAACCTCCTCAGAGTAGCTGGGAAACTCTCACAAAGTCATGGATCTGACAATGCCTTGGCAAGTATGAGCAGTACACAGATAAATGTTTCATGTACTTCTGCCTATTGCATGATGCCTATCCAGGATGAGGTGGATAGTAGGTGTTGACCCAACCATAGGAGAAGTAGATAgaactatttaaaataactttagctCACTTTCTCATTTGGTTTATCatttcctctgtatttttttaaaaattataccctCCTTCCTCAAATAACACAAAGAACCTCTTCTCTGAGGGATTTATTGGTCCCTGTGGAACCTGCGAAGGCCAGAAACACTCATGGCCAATGAATGACAACCTATGTTTGTCTCTTCAGTCTTATAGTATCTGCAGGACTGAGTCTGCCAATGTCCATGCGTCTGTCCAGAACATCCATACGCCCCATGCTTGTTCTGTGTGTCATGGGGACGCCGAGAGATGACACATTCAATGGTGGTACTTCAACCAGCGCGGAAGGCCTTCCCTTTGGGGTCTGACAGGATGACGACACCCCAGCAAGCAATGCCTAGGGAAAAAACAACAGtactttattctttatgttgtacTTCAATTTACCAGGTGCTTTCATATACAtcaactcatttaaccctcataatACTCCTTGAAGATACAATTACCATTATTTCTATCTTACAGAAAAGTGAAGCTCAGGAAAGGaaagttgagagaaaaaaaaaattgttacttcCCCAAAGCAAGAAAGTTACTAAAAGGGAATTGATCTGGGTAATCTAATTAAGAAGGTAAGAGATCTGAAAACTTAAAATTCTATTCAGTTGGTCTGAAGCGCTAAAAAAATCACTACATTTTACTGGACGACAGCTTGACAATCACATACTATTGTTACAAATAAGAACTGTGGGCCACAGTAGCCAATGGTAGACCTTAGTATGTGGGCTTTGAACCCATGTCTACAATCTACCTTCAAAGCCAAAGTTCTTAAACCAAGGTCAAGTGCCCTCACTCAGGCCTTCTCCACAATCTAGAGAAGAAGCATGGGTTTTGGTAACAGATAAGCTGGGAATCAAAGGCTAGCTGTGTCATATCCTGGGTGTCTGACTTCGAACTCTCTGTGCAGGAAAATAGGACTACTATATTCATACCTATCTTTAATAGCTTTTGATAAGATTAAAAAGATTGAGGCTAGTAAGAGTTCTCAAAAACAATATTGtgatttaagaagaaagaaagaaaagcttccCAATAactttttctccccacccccatcttggGGGGGGGTGGTAAATGCCTGCCGCCACGTGGCCAACCCGGGCGCCCCGCCCCCGCGGCTGCgcccctcttctccctcttcccccagcccaAGGGTAGTGCCCCGAACTCTCACTGATGCCGAAGACCATCTGCGCAATCGTGCCTGGACCCGGGGGGTATCCCAGCTTCATGGGCTTCCGTGCCACCCAGTACACGTACCCGCCCGCCCCTATCAGCCCGGACCCGGAGAGCACGCGACAGCTCCAGCAGTTATTAAACAGAGGGGCTTCCGCTGGAGGGGTCAGCGCTCCGGGTGCAATGACGGGCACGGGGTTGGCGGAGGAGGCGACCTCAGGAGGCGCAACGTCCTTGACTGGCTCGAGTGGCTGGGAAACAGAAGAACCCATGATTAGGAGCTCGGTCTCAGCCGTAGGAACCTTCCCACGAACTGACGTAGAAGATATGTCCGGAAACAGAGCGCTGGCGCGCTGCACCGGAAGCAGCCCGAGGGccgctgggaaatgtagttcttgCTTGCCTCGGAGGAGGGAAAAGACGGAGGTGGACTGCTCTACGGGTGTTCTGTGGCGAAAACCTTGGCCATGACGGAGGccagttttttttccctcccgGTCCTTTTAAGAATTTAGCCAACTCCCTAAATGTCTCAACTCGCAGTCTCCTTAGAGGAAAAGTCTGGGTTTCTAAGTATCCTGTCTAATAGGAAAGGTGAGACCTCGGGCATGTCACTTCCCCTGTTTGTGTGTTTGACTTAAAAAGGTTGGAGGTGTTTGACTTAAAAAGAGTTAAGTAGTTTGTGCCTGACTGTATGCTAGACACTTTGCTAAGCGATTATCTGCATTATGCCATTTGCTATTCCCGACCCAACACGGTATCAGTTTCCCAATACGTGACAAAACTGGTTAGGTGACATAGCCATAGTAGACCCAATGTCTGTGTGAAGATAGAATCAAATTTCTTAAACGCTACCTGTACATACTGTGAAGGGACTACACAAATATAAGACGGGTATTAAAAATGGGTTTGAATTACCTGCATAAACACTTTTAATTTCGCTCTAGCAATTTTCATCCCACCTTTCCTTTCTTTCGGGTAGGGTTGGGCATATGTTTCTTGTGCTGGGTTGTTCTCAGAGGATTATTGGTAAGAACAAAGGCATTTAGAATTCAGAGGTTGTTTCTGTTAGAGAAGATGGGCGAAAGTAGGATTAATTTCAGGTTTGAACTGTTCTCCTTTAGAATGgcttaaaaaattaacaagataaaaagaaattcactCTTCACCTTTCTAAAACGGTGATGTGATTTTGGGTagaccaaaaagacaaaaataaagatatggttaaataggagaaaataaagtAGTGAGAATACTAGATTGCCTGCTGCTTAATTTCTAAAACCATCCCCTtttccctaaaataaataaataaagaaacaaacaaacaaataaataaatctatatctCCGTGTGTTGTGTAGTAGAAAGACAAACTTCTGGGAAATTTGTGATCTGTACCTAGCTCTGTCACTACGAGTCAGCCATATGACACAGAGAACGTTATTTATTCTCTCCGGCCTGTAGTTACCTCATGTTTGAAATGAGATTTGAAATAGGTGATATCTAACTTCAAAATTCTATTATGTATTAGTAATCTCTCTTTAGataacattatgctaagtgctgTACCAAATGAATTCAACAGTATTTCGCTTAGAAATTCATAGTTTATGGCTGCTGCTTCTTGCTGTGCTCAGATAAAATATTCTATAGTACATTTGATTTCTTCTTATATATATGAGAAAGAAATAATCATTTGGCAATGGTTACCAAACATTTTGATTACACTCTATGGATAAAAAAGactgagccaaaaaaaaaaaaaaaaaagactgagccCGCAATAGAATTTATGCATgcccatttattatttataaattatatattaatatactacTTTATACAGTATTATAAGGATAAGATTAAAtaatagaaatggaaattttaatattttctcatatcCCAATAGATGGGATTGTGCATCTCCATGGATATCATGGTTATTAGTTATGTGACTttactaatttatattttatctaaaacCTTACCTTCTTTAGTGTGCTTGTAACAGCTAAGAATGTCAGGAGATGAGATCTTTAATTCTCCAAACAAATATTATTAGAATGGGCTACAATACTTTTTGCCAATAACaggcaagattttattttaaccactgtttttttaaagtaccttCCATAAGATGTGTTTGTTCTCTTATGATAGCCTCAGATGAATGATTTTAACCTTTTTGTGCTATTGTGATATGCCTCCAAAACTCTCAGTGGCTTCTATGGAGTCCATGTTCTAGAACTGCACATAGTGCAAATTGAAATGTACTTACATAATTTTGATTGGAAAATTATTGGAAACACTGATACCTCTTAAGATAAATGAAACAGTAGGGTCTGAGGATAAGGGTAGAGGCCAGTGAAAGCAAGCAAAATTGTAATTAGAGGAAGAAGTGTGCATTTTGGGGGAAGGACATAGGAGGAAAAGGTTGAAAGCTAACTTGACCTCATTATctctattatatttatttcttttactacttACTATCTCTACAGTTCATTTTGCACTTATGACTCACAAGGCCTATGTCGTCTcccatagattttaaaaatgcaaaaggcGTGAAAAGGTACTTAATAAAAAGTATCCTTCACACTCTGTTCCCCAGCCGTCCAGTTCCCCTTCACCAACACAGCCAGCCATACCAGTTTCCTGTGTATCTTTTCAGAGTTATCTCTGTGCACCTGCGTGCACCTGCGTGCACCTTTCCTCCAGTGATCTGGGAGATGATTCTCTAGCAGTCAGTGAATAAAGATCTTCTTCATTCTTTCGTATGGCTCCATAGgcttccattgtatggatgtactatACTCATATATTGATGGACATTAATAGACATTTAGACTGCTTCCATTCTTTTGTTATTACATATAGTGCCACAATAAATAACCTTGTGCATACATCATATCACAAACATATACATCttagaatatatttctaaaagGGTATAGTATTTATAAGCTTGATGAACAGAATCAAATTGCCCTTTATAGAAGtggcaccagtttacattctcaccagcaagtAAGAGAAGACCTGTTTCCCTACCCAATTCCCTAAAAGAGTGAATTATTGAACTTCAGTCTctgccaatctgataggtgaaaatgatttaatttttattataagtgAGCTTCTTTATGTGTATTGAAGGacaatttgcatttccttttctgtgaactgtcagtatttttgcccatttttctcattggattgtctttttctcattgatttctaGGAACTCTTTATAATTAGTGAGATTAACCTTTTGTTTGTGATAtcaattcacatttttttctcccaatttgaTATTTGCCTTTTGAATTTGCTTGTTGTACTTTTTACCATGCACATTTTTTAAACCTGTAATTGAGTttatcagtttttacttttatagCTTTTGCGATTCATGTCATAAATAGAAAGGCCTTCCATTTTCTATGGTTTgccctgggattttttttttaaacagttaaaattttaatatgtttggaATTTATCCTATTACTAGCTGTCAGGAATAgaatcagattttctttttcttttccttttcttttccctgatcCATTTTTCTCAACACTGTTTATTAAATAGTCCACCTTTTCCCCACCTATTTGAAATACCACATTTTCTAAAATGCCATATATTAATGTATGTCTGTTCCTGGACTTCATATTCTGTTCCATGATTTCTCTGTTTATCCATGTGCCAGTGTCACACTATTGTAATTACTGAAGTTCTGTAATGGGTTAATACTTGGAGACTGATCCCTCTCTATGACTCTTCTGTTGCAGACTTCTCTTGGctatttttgcttgtttattttcccACATGAACTCTTGACTCAGCTTGATTATTCTGACAAAGTGATGCTGACATCTTTATTAGACTAGTGTGAAAATTGTAGGttaatttagggagaattgacatttttatgaTGTTGAGTCATCCTGTCCAAGGACATGGAATGCTTTTTCTTTGGTTCATATCTTATTGtgtgttcctctgtatcattttaGTCTTTTTCATAATGAGCTCACACATTTTCtctcagacattttaaaaaatatctttattggggtataattgctttacaatattgtgttagtttctgctgtatagcaaagtgaatcagctatatgtatacatatatccccatataccctccctcttgcatcttgcTCCCACACTCCATATCTGaaccatctaggtggtcacaaagcaaggagctgatctccctgtgctatgcggctgcttcccactagctatctattttacatttggtagtgtatatatgtcagtgccactctctcacttcttcccatcttacccttccccctccccgtgtcctcaagtccattttctacatctgcatctgtattcctgtcttgcccctaggttcttcagaaccattttttttttttagattccatatatatgtgttagcatacgatatttcttttgcttattctgacttacttcactctgtatgacagactctaggtccatccacctcactacaaaaaactcaatttcatttcttttaatggctgagtaatataccattgtatatatgtggcacatcttctttatccattcatctgttgatggacacttaggttgcttccatgtcctggctattgtaaatagtgctgcagtgaacattgtggtacatgactctttttaaattatgcttttctcagggtatatgcccaattgTGGGATTCtggggttgtatggtagttctatttttagttttttaaggaacctccatactgttctccatagtggctatatcagtttacattcccaccgacatgcaagtgggttcccttttctccacaccctctccagcatttactgtttgtagattttttgatgatggccattctgactggtgtgaggtgatacctcattgtagttttgatttgcatttctctaatgattagtgatgttgagcatcctttcgtgtgtttgttggcaatctgtatatcttctttggagaaatgtctatttagatcttctgcccatttttggattggattgtttgttttttttgatattgagctgcataagctgcttgtatattttgcagattaatcctttctcagttgcttcatttgcaaacattatctcccattctgagggttttcttttcgtcttgtttatggtt contains:
- the DMAC1 gene encoding distal membrane-arm assembly complex protein 1 yields the protein MGSSVSQPLEPVKDVAPPEVASSANPVPVIAPGALTPPAEAPLFNNCWSCRVLSGSGLIGAGGYVYWVARKPMKLGYPPGPGTIAQMVFGISIACWGVVILSDPKGKAFRAG